One part of the Arabidopsis thaliana chromosome 1 sequence genome encodes these proteins:
- a CDS encoding basic helix-loop-helix (bHLH) DNA-binding superfamily protein (basic helix-loop-helix (bHLH) DNA-binding superfamily protein; FUNCTIONS IN: DNA binding, sequence-specific DNA binding transcription factor activity; INVOLVED IN: regulation of transcription; LOCATED IN: nucleus; CONTAINS InterPro DOMAIN/s: Helix-loop-helix DNA-binding domain (InterPro:IPR001092), Helix-loop-helix DNA-binding (InterPro:IPR011598); BEST Arabidopsis thaliana protein match is: basic helix-loop-helix (bHLH) DNA-binding superfamily protein (TAIR:AT1G22490.1); Has 1596 Blast hits to 1587 proteins in 129 species: Archae - 0; Bacteria - 0; Metazoa - 28; Fungi - 30; Plants - 1534; Viruses - 0; Other Eukaryotes - 4 (source: NCBI BLink).), which translates to MALEAVVYPQDPFSYISCKDFPFYDLYFQEEEDQDPQDTKNNIKLGQGQGHGFASNNYNGRTGDYSDDYNYNEEDLQWPRDLPYGSAVDTESQPPPSDVAAGGGRRKRRRTRSSKNKEEIENQRMTHIAVERNRRKQMNEYLAVLRSLMPPYYAQRGDQASIVGGAINYLKELEHHLQSMEPPVKTATEDTGAGHDQTKTTSASSSGPFSDFFAFPQYSNRPTSAAAAEGMAEIEVTMVESHASLKILAKKRPRQLLKLVSSIQSLRLTLLHLNVTTRDDSVLYSISVKVEEGSQLNTVEDIAAAVNQILRRIEEESSFS; encoded by the exons ATGGCCTTGGAGGCTGTAGTTTACCCGCAAGATCCGTTCTCCTACATCTCTTGCAAAGATTTTCCGTTTTACGACTTATactttcaagaagaagaagatcaagatcCACAAGATACTAAGAACAACATTAAGCTAGGGCAAGGACAAGGACATGGTTTTGCGAGTAATAATTACAACGGTAGAACCGGAGATTATAGTGATGATTATAATTACAACGAAGAGGATCTCCAATGGCCACGAGACCTTCCTTATGGATCTGCCGTCGACACCGAGAGCCAGCCTCCACCGTCGGATGTGGCGGCGGGAGGAGGGAGGAGGAAAAGGAGGAGGACGAGGAGTagcaagaacaaagaagagatcGAGAACCAGAGGATGACTCACATCGCCGTTGAAAGAAATCGCCGGAAACAGATGAACGAGTACCTCGCCGTTCTCCGGTCTCTCATGCCACCTTATTATGCTCAAAGG GGAGATCAAGCATCGATAGTAGGCGGAGCCATTAACTACTTAAAGGAGCTTGAGCATCATTTACAATCAATGGAACCTCCGGTTAAGACCGCCACAGAAGACACCGGAGCCGGCCACGACCAGACCAAAACAACCTCGGCTAGTTCGTCGGGACCATTCTCGGATTTCTTTGCATTTCCTCAGTACTCGAACCGGCCTACCTCTGCGGCGGCGGCTGAGGGGATGGCGGAGATAGAGGTAACGATGGTAGAGAGCCATGCGAGTCTGAAAATACTTGCGAAAAAGAGACCGAGACAGCTTCTTAAACTGGTCTCATCGATACAGAGCCTAAGGCTCACTCTTCTCCATCTAAACGTCACAACTCGAGACGACTCCGTCCTCTATTCCATCAGCGTCAAG GTTGAAGAAGGGAGCCAATTGAATACAGTAGAAGATATTGCAGCAGCTGTGAATCAAATCCTAAGGAGGATCGAAGAAGAGTCATCCTTTAGCTAG
- a CDS encoding basic helix-loop-helix (bHLH) DNA-binding superfamily protein, with protein sequence MALEAVVYPQDPFSYISCKDFPFYDLYFQEEEDQDPQDTKNNIKLGQGQGHGFASNNYNGRTGDYSDDYNYNEEDLQWPRDLPYGSAVDTESQPPPSDVAAGGGRRKRRRTRSSKNKEEIENQRMTHIAVERNRRKQMNEYLAVLRSLMPPYYAQRGDQASIVGGAINYLKELEHHLQSMEPPVKTATEDTGAGHDQTKTTSASSSGPFSDFFAFPQYSNRPTSAAAAEGMAEIEVTMVESHASLKILAKKRPRQLLKLVSSIQSLRLTLLHLNVTTRDDSVLYSISVKVHFFLSFSPFFVFFFLTRLE encoded by the exons ATGGCCTTGGAGGCTGTAGTTTACCCGCAAGATCCGTTCTCCTACATCTCTTGCAAAGATTTTCCGTTTTACGACTTATactttcaagaagaagaagatcaagatcCACAAGATACTAAGAACAACATTAAGCTAGGGCAAGGACAAGGACATGGTTTTGCGAGTAATAATTACAACGGTAGAACCGGAGATTATAGTGATGATTATAATTACAACGAAGAGGATCTCCAATGGCCACGAGACCTTCCTTATGGATCTGCCGTCGACACCGAGAGCCAGCCTCCACCGTCGGATGTGGCGGCGGGAGGAGGGAGGAGGAAAAGGAGGAGGACGAGGAGTagcaagaacaaagaagagatcGAGAACCAGAGGATGACTCACATCGCCGTTGAAAGAAATCGCCGGAAACAGATGAACGAGTACCTCGCCGTTCTCCGGTCTCTCATGCCACCTTATTATGCTCAAAGG GGAGATCAAGCATCGATAGTAGGCGGAGCCATTAACTACTTAAAGGAGCTTGAGCATCATTTACAATCAATGGAACCTCCGGTTAAGACCGCCACAGAAGACACCGGAGCCGGCCACGACCAGACCAAAACAACCTCGGCTAGTTCGTCGGGACCATTCTCGGATTTCTTTGCATTTCCTCAGTACTCGAACCGGCCTACCTCTGCGGCGGCGGCTGAGGGGATGGCGGAGATAGAGGTAACGATGGTAGAGAGCCATGCGAGTCTGAAAATACTTGCGAAAAAGAGACCGAGACAGCTTCTTAAACTGGTCTCATCGATACAGAGCCTAAGGCTCACTCTTCTCCATCTAAACGTCACAACTCGAGACGACTCCGTCCTCTATTCCATCAGCGTCAAGgtacatttttttctctctttttcaccattttttgttttttttttcctaaccAGATTAGAGTGA
- a CDS encoding RING/U-box superfamily protein (RING/U-box superfamily protein; FUNCTIONS IN: zinc ion binding; EXPRESSED IN: inflorescence meristem, root, flower; EXPRESSED DURING: 4 anthesis, petal differentiation and expansion stage; CONTAINS InterPro DOMAIN/s: Zinc finger, RING-type (InterPro:IPR001841), Zinc finger, C3HC4 RING-type (InterPro:IPR018957); BEST Arabidopsis thaliana protein match is: RING/U-box superfamily protein (TAIR:AT4G33565.1); Has 9784 Blast hits to 9740 proteins in 308 species: Archae - 0; Bacteria - 7; Metazoa - 2351; Fungi - 909; Plants - 4998; Viruses - 86; Other Eukaryotes - 1433 (source: NCBI BLink).): MARKKHRKLFPTLASETNKTLDCSNGVCDPICPYNCYPEPDYYTISPQLPPWSSSPQPSPCPSPSISAVYLPSQDSSSSLDAISIITITGAVLAILLTGFFLVAKFFSDSVNRVNQGTYQSDNEDNDTVMEEEFQDREQVDHPIWLIRTTGLQQSIINSITICNYKRGDGLIERTDCPVCLNEFEEDESLRLLPKCNHAFHISCIDTWLSSHTNCPLCRAGIAMISVTTPRYSGPVEVTPGGSGSHLENDGVDEEDHGEIENRVDSDFKESDDSDIRIEIYRFDSDGDGSETETKERVRVLKECMDPNGGDSVNSLSHTKTHVESVDFPGKSCENQSEEFTRHNGEDEASCSEENGGGSNQLRRSCDSGELNGETTGDEGKSQSDISSSTLKTNGSSSSVSCFNKNKSSVFPL, from the coding sequence ATGGCGAGGAAGAAGCATCGAAAGCTCTTCCCTACCTTAGCATCAGAGACAAACAAAACGTTAGACTGCTCGAACGGAGTCTGCGACCCGATTTGCCCTTACAATTGCTATCCAGAACCCGATTACTACACCATATCACCACAGCTACCTCCATGGTCATCGTCACCACAACCATCTCCATGTCCATCTCCATCTATCTCAGCCGTTTATCTACCATCTCAAGactcttcatcttccttaGACGCCATATCCATCATCACCATAACCGGTGCGGTCTTAGCCATCCTTTTAACCGGATTCTTTCTTGTAGCGAAATTCTTTTCAGACAGCGTAAACCGTGTCAACCAAGGAACATATCAATCCGATAACGAAGACAACGACACGGTAATGGAGGAAGAGTTTCAAGATAGGGAACAAGTGGATCACCCAATATGGTTAATAAGAACAACAGGTCTACAACAATCGATCATTAACTCGATTACAATCTGTAATTACAAGAGAGGAGATGGTTTAATCGAGAGAACAGATTGTCCAGTTTGTTTAAACgagtttgaagaagatgagagtcTTAGGTTATTGCCTAAATGTAACCACGCTTTTCACATCTCTTGTATTGATACTTGGCTTAGTTCTCACACCAATTGTCCTCTGTGTCGTGCTGGTATTGCGATGATTAGTGTCACCACTCCACGGTATTCTGGTCCGGTTGAAGTAACTCCCGGAGGATCAGGTTCACATTTGGAGAACGATggagttgatgaagaagatcatgGAGAGATTGAAAACAGAGttgattctgattttaaaGAGAGTGATGATTCAGACATAAGAATTGAGATTTATAGATTTGATTCAGACGGTGATGGATCTGAAACAGAGACGAAAGAgagagttagggttttgaagGAGTGTATGGATCCAAATGGAGGAGATTCAGTAAACTCTCTCTCGCATACGAAAACCCATGTAGAAAGTGTAGATTTTCCGGGGAAATCATGCGAGAATCAGAGTGAGGAATTCACTAGACATAacggagaagatgaagcaagCTGCTCTGAGGAAAACGGTGGTGGCAGCAACCAATTACGGAGAAGTTGTGATTCTGGTGAATTGAACGGCGAAACAACCGGAGATGAAGGGAAAAGTCAGTCAGACATTTCGTCGAGTACGTTGAAGACAAATGGAAGctcctcctctgtttcatgtttcaacaaaaacaagagttCGGTTTTTCCGCTGTAG